A window of the Bacillus sp. A301a_S52 genome harbors these coding sequences:
- the betB gene encoding betaine-aldehyde dehydrogenase — MSLKQQYINGEWVTAISGETRDIINPFNQEVIATVPEGNDQDAKAAITAAREAFDNGEWSSTPATERGAIVRKIAELIERDKEELARLESLDTGKTVEESRGDMDDIAGVFRYYAELADKDGGELIDSPVPNGISRVVREPVGVCGQITPWNYPLLQASWKLAPALATGNTLIMKPSEITPLTTIKVFELIEEAGVPAGVANLVLGAGHTVGAELASNGDVDLISFTGGIVTGKKIMQAASVNVKKLALELGGKNPNIIFADADFDIAVDQALNGVFFHAGQICSAGTRLIVEESIHDKFVSALVERVKKFKLGSGFDEETQMGPLISADHLAKVEKYVETGVKEGATLAVGGHRPENSDLQKGFFYLPTIFTDCTTDMKIVQEEAFGPVITVEKFRTEEEAVKLANDSIYGLAGGVWTNDIAKAERCVAKMRMGTVWINEFNLYFPHAPWGGFKQSGIGRELGKLGIEEYTETKHIFQNLKPEPINWF; from the coding sequence GTGAGTCTAAAACAACAATACATTAATGGTGAATGGGTGACGGCGATTTCAGGCGAAACACGCGATATTATAAATCCATTTAACCAGGAAGTGATTGCCACTGTTCCAGAAGGTAACGATCAAGATGCGAAAGCAGCGATCACTGCAGCAAGAGAAGCCTTTGATAACGGTGAATGGTCTTCAACCCCAGCGACAGAGCGGGGGGCTATCGTAAGAAAAATCGCTGAATTAATTGAGAGAGATAAAGAAGAACTTGCCAGATTAGAATCGTTAGATACTGGTAAAACAGTTGAAGAAAGCCGAGGCGACATGGATGATATCGCTGGCGTATTTCGCTATTATGCTGAACTTGCCGACAAAGATGGCGGAGAACTGATTGATTCTCCAGTGCCAAATGGTATCAGTCGGGTCGTTCGTGAACCTGTTGGCGTTTGTGGGCAAATTACACCGTGGAATTATCCATTATTACAAGCATCTTGGAAACTAGCACCAGCTCTTGCCACGGGAAACACGTTAATCATGAAGCCAAGTGAAATTACCCCACTTACGACTATTAAAGTATTTGAACTGATAGAAGAGGCAGGAGTACCTGCCGGTGTTGCAAACCTAGTACTTGGTGCTGGTCATACTGTTGGTGCTGAACTAGCGAGCAATGGTGATGTTGATCTTATTTCCTTTACTGGCGGTATTGTAACTGGGAAGAAAATTATGCAAGCAGCAAGCGTTAACGTGAAAAAGCTTGCTCTTGAACTCGGTGGCAAAAACCCTAACATCATTTTTGCAGATGCCGATTTTGACATAGCTGTAGACCAAGCTTTAAACGGGGTATTCTTCCACGCAGGACAAATCTGTTCTGCTGGTACAAGACTGATTGTTGAAGAAAGTATTCACGATAAGTTCGTTAGCGCACTTGTAGAGCGAGTGAAAAAGTTTAAACTAGGAAGCGGATTTGACGAAGAGACCCAAATGGGGCCACTCATTTCAGCTGATCACCTTGCAAAAGTCGAAAAATATGTTGAAACAGGTGTGAAAGAAGGGGCGACATTAGCGGTGGGTGGCCACCGTCCAGAAAATTCGGACCTTCAAAAAGGTTTTTTCTACTTGCCTACTATTTTTACGGACTGTACGACAGATATGAAGATAGTTCAAGAGGAAGCTTTTGGACCTGTTATCACGGTCGAGAAATTCCGTACCGAAGAGGAAGCAGTCAAACTTGCCAATGACTCTATTTACGGACTAGCTGGTGGCGTTTGGACGAACGATATTGCAAAAGCTGAACGTTGTGTCGCCAAGATGCGTATGGGAACGGTTTGGATCAATGAATTTAACTTATACTTCCCACATGCCCCATGGGGTGGTTTTAAGCAATCTGGAATTGGACGTGAACTAGGAAAACTAGGTATTGAAGAATATACAGAAACAAAGCATATTTTCCAAAACCTCAAACCTGAACCGATTAATTGGTTCTAG